TAGCGACGGGCTAAATCTAAAGCCACATCTGTAAAGGAACGCTTACCCAGTTCCATTAAAAAATTAAAGGCATTGCCCCCAGCCCCACAACCAAAGCAATAATACATTTGCTTGGCTGGACTGACACTAAAACTCGGTGACTTTTCATCGTGGAAAGGACATAGGCCAAGGTGATCCCGCCCCCTTTTCTTGAGCACGACATAATCGCCGATAATTTCGACAATGTCTATTCTTTGCTTAATTTCTTGGATGGTGTCTGGATGCAGACGGAGGTTATCCATGATAAATCAACCTACTCTCCTTCTAAGAGTGACGATGGGGAGAGATACTTGTCAACTTAAGCTCTACTCAAGCATGGTCAACCAGCAAAAAGCACCCCCCGGTGAAGGAGAGTGCAATTTGCAGATTATTCAGTTGGCATTACACCAAGGAATTAACCGTTGACAGCAGGAGCGGTCAAAGCCACAGGAGCTTGCTCCCCAGACGCTAAGTCGAGGGGGAAGTTGTGGGCATTGCGTTCGTGCATTACTTCAAAACCGATGTTGGCGCGGTTCAATACATCAGCCCAGGTGCCGATTACACGGCCTTGGCTATCCAAGATGGACTGGTTGAAGTTGAAACCGTTCAGGTTGAACGCCATGGTGCTTACACCCATAGCAGTGAACCAGATGCCGATTACAGGCCAAGCACCCAAGAAGAAGTGCAAGGAACGGCTGTTGTTGAAAGAAGCATATTGGAAGATCAACCGACCAAAGTAGCCGTGGGCGGCAACGATGTTGTAGGTTTCTTCTTCTTGACCGAATTTGTAACCGTAGTTCTGGGATTCAACTTCGGTGGTTTCACGCACCAAGGAGGAGGTTACCAAGGAACCGTGCATGGCGGAGAACAAGCTACCACCGAATACACCAGCCACACCTAACATGTGGAAGGGGTGCATCAGGATGTTGTGCTCAGCTTGGAACACGATCATGAAGTTGAAGGTACCAGAAATACCCAAGGGCATACCATCAGAGAAGGAGCCTTGACCAATGGGGTAGATCAAGAATACAGCGGTGGCAGCGGATACGGGGGCAGAGTAAGCCACACAAATCCAAGGACGCATACCTAAGCGGTAGGAAAGTTCCCACTGACGACCCATGTAGCAGAAAATGCCGATGAGGAAGTGGAATACTACCAACTGGTAAGGACCACCGTTGTACAACCACTCATCTAAGGAAGCGGCTTCCCAGATGGGGTAGAAGTGCAAACCGATAGCGTTGGAAGAAGGTACAACAGCACCAGAGATGATGTTGTTACCGTAGAGCAAGGAACCAGCAACGGGCTCACGGATACCGTCGATGTCAACGGGGGGAGCGGCGATGAAGGCAATGATGAAGCAAGTGGTGGCAGTTAAGAGGGTGGGGATCATCAAGGTACCGAACCAACCGACATAAATCCGGTTGTTGGTAGAGGTCACCCACTGACAAAACTGTTCCCACAATGAAGCGCTTTCGCGCTGTTGGAGAGTCGTTGTCATTTGGTTATAATTCCTTATGTATTTGTCAATGTTCAAAGGATTTGGCCTCAAGCTCAGAGATTTCTTTGCTTGGGAGCCGGTTATGTATATGAGTAATATAACAAGATTGTAACAATTTGTAAATAGCTTGCTGAAAAAAATCTGTCTAGCCGGTGGTTGCTAGGGGTTGCCGATCGCCATTAGAGGGGTGATTGATTCCGTTGGGGCTTCAGTCTGTGGTGGTGGGGAGATGGAAAGCCACTAATCCTGCAACACAACTTCCCCTTGGCGCAGAATTTGGAAGATTTCCTTTGCTCCGTCCCATTGGGCAACGGTGGACGGTAGACCTTTGCCAATTGGCCCCTGTTGCTCCAGGCTGAGGCAATCTAGACAATGAACGGCAGGGAAAGTTTCGGCAATATCGGCCAACTTTTCCAGGGGGGGCTGTCCCGACAAATTAGCACTGGTGGTGGCCAGGGGTCCCGTTTGCAGCAAAATTTCTAGGGAGATCGCCTGGCGGGGAATGCGAACCCCAATGGTCTGGTCTTGACGGGGATTGATTTCCGGGGGCAACTTTTCGCTGCACGGCAGTACCAAAGTTAGGGCACCGGGCCAATATTCTGCCATTACTGCCTGCCACAGTTGCTTTTCCCGCTGACTACCTGCCAGGTAAGGGAGAATTTGTTCTACGGTTGCCGCCATCAAAATTAATGGTTTACTAGCTTCCCGTTGTTTAAGCTCGTAAATTAAAGCTGAGTTTTCTGGACGCACCGCCAAAGCCGGCACTGTATCCGTGGGAAAACTGACGACCCGATGGGCGATCGCCGCTGAGACTAAATCCGATTGACTAACTAGGGGCACGGTTAAGTCCGACTCATAAAATTCAAAATTATTATTACCAGCGGAATATGTTCACCGTCCCGGTAAGCCCACATACCAGAAGTAAGTCACCATGGGAATTAGGGTTGCCAACGCCAACAGCACCACTACCCAAACGGTGGCACTGGTATCGTCGGTTTCTTCCGCTGTAGTGAAAGTTCCTTCCAAACTAATTTCTTCCAGGGCTGGAGGACCCGGGTCCGGTTGTCCAGCTAAAATTGCGCCCAAACGTTTGTCAGCTTCAATCAACGCTTGGTTATACTTTGCCCCATCCTTGAGGGGAACAGCTAGGGTTTCCCGCAGTAAACTATCCACCATCTCATCGGTCAATAGGGACTCTGCCGTTTCTCCCCGACGCAAAGCAGTGCTGTTGGTGAGGGTATCTAGCACCAATAGGGTTTGATTGCTCTGGCTGGCTTCATCGGGATACCAACGCTCGAACAGATCATTAACAAAGCCGTCAATGGTGGCATCAAAATCTAAGCGGCGGATAACTACAAACCGGGCTTCTTGCCCACTGGACTGGGCTAATTTTTTTAGATCGCTATTGAGTCTGTTTTCATTGGCCAGGCTGATGGCCTCTGCTTGATCCACCAGGAAGGTCTTAGAGCCAGGGGACAAAATTGGCAGGTCATAAACCCCAGTGGCCAGGGAAGGGGCGGGGCTTAGCCCCAAAAGTACTAGGGTTAAAAACAAAAAACTGAGCAAACGTTTACAAAAAATACTCAGATTGAAGGGATGGTGAGGGGCGACAGTCATGGGCAATTGCCGGTGAAACTCCACCCTTCAGCTTACCAAAAACAGGTCAAAGACAAATGTTGAGCGGAACAACGGCTATTTCTTAAGATTGGCTCTGACTCAGGTTTGGGGACCATGGCATATATCTACTATCCAGTATCCAGTGGAAAGAAGCAAAATAAACCCTTTCTAATACCAAAATGATAGTGGGAATAACTGAGTGATTTTGGCTAAAAACTTAACTTAAGGGCATTAACGGGGACATCATCCCAGGAATTAACCATGCGGAGTTGCGCTGTCCATCCCTCTGCTTTTTGGGCAGGAGTCAGATTGTCTTGCCAAGAACGATGGCAATCCTGGGCGGCGTCTTCGTCCAGACAAGCAATGCAAGCATAGACAATGCCTGCGGGATCTAGTTGTTCATTGACCCAAATTTTTTCCATGAAGTGTTTTTCCTTGACTAACAAAGACCATCGACGATGGCCCTCAATCTAAGACTATCAAAAGTCTTGACTTCTGGACTTTTCGGCGGCAATACCCGAAGTAAAGTTTCAAGCTGGGCTGTGACCGACGTCATGGTGTAGGGGTCATCGGGATGGGGGGGGTTGCCGGGAATTTCAAAATGGGGGCGTTCACCATAGATTTGTCCCCAGCGAAAATCCGCTTGACGCACAATTTCTGTCAACAGGGCAGAATTATCTAGCACCTGCTCCACCATGGTGGTCAAGGCTATTAGGGGAAGCTCCAAATGTTTGCTAATTAAGGCGTCTGCTTCGTCAATGCGGGTTTGTAACACCAACAATAATGCCCCTTCAGAGTCCTGCAAATGATCGTTGACAAACAATTTCAGCTCTGTCTTTCGCTGTATTAACTTAGGTACGGGGGACTCTCCTTTGAGAAAATCTCCCCCCGCCTGGCCAATCACATCTACCAAGGTTCTTTCCCGACCGGCGATCGCCTCTAGAAAAATCTGTCGGTCCCGGTCTGATGTCGATGCCGACTCCGGGGAATGGGGTAAATCCGTCATCAAAAAATAGGGAAATTTAAGCGGGGGCGAGGATAATCCGGCTAGCTAATGTTGGACAATCAAAACCGAGCATTGCACGTGGTGAATGACATAACTGCTAACACTGCCCAAAAATACCTCTGCCAAACCCTTGAGCCCCCGGCGACCAAGCACTACCAAATCAGCATCCCAATTTTTGGCCATGTCACGGATCCAGCGCCCTGGTTCCCCGACTTTTACATCCCACTCACATGCCACCCCATCCTCCTGCACCTGTTGGACAATGGATTGCAGCCACTCCCGGGCTTCCGTTTGTTGTTCTTCCAAATGTTCTTTAATTATCTGGGAAAAGCCAATGGCCGCCTCCCCATAAAAGCTGGGGTAAATACTCAAATCCTGACTGTCCACTGGAATACAGTAGAACACCATCAACTGGGAGGATTCTTTCTGGCCTAGGGCGATCGCCTGCTGTAGAACTTCCTTGGCCAATTCAGAACGGTCTAAGGCAACTAAAATCTTTCCGTAGCCCATGGTGGAAACTCCTGCCCCATATCTGTGGCCTAGCAAAACACGAGTGCGTCAAACTCACCTTGATGCTTCTAATTCTAGCCTCTGTAGATAGCCGAATCTTTGGTTTGGTCCTGGGAAATTCATAGTCCCCTGTGCTCAGGCCGGAAAGCTAAAGTCTACAACTCCATAGCTATAAAAAAACTGGGCCCAGCTAGGGAGCCCAGCC
The genomic region above belongs to Synechocystis sp. PCC 6803 substr. PCC-P and contains:
- the psbA gene encoding photosystem II q(b) protein — its product is MTTTLQQRESASLWEQFCQWVTSTNNRIYVGWFGTLMIPTLLTATTCFIIAFIAAPPVDIDGIREPVAGSLLYGNNIISGAVVPSSNAIGLHFYPIWEAASLDEWLYNGGPYQLVVFHFLIGIFCYMGRQWELSYRLGMRPWICVAYSAPVSAATAVFLIYPIGQGSFSDGMPLGISGTFNFMIVFQAEHNILMHPFHMLGVAGVFGGSLFSAMHGSLVTSSLVRETTEVESQNYGYKFGQEEETYNIVAAHGYFGRLIFQYASFNNSRSLHFFLGAWPVIGIWFTAMGVSTMAFNLNGFNFNQSILDSQGRVIGTWADVLNRANIGFEVMHERNAHNFPLDLASGEQAPVALTAPAVNG
- a CDS encoding L-threonylcarbamoyladenylate synthase; its protein translation is MPLVSQSDLVSAAIAHRVVSFPTDTVPALAVRPENSALIYELKQREASKPLILMAATVEQILPYLAGSQREKQLWQAVMAEYWPGALTLVLPCSEKLPPEINPRQDQTIGVRIPRQAISLEILLQTGPLATTSANLSGQPPLEKLADIAETFPAVHCLDCLSLEQQGPIGKGLPSTVAQWDGAKEIFQILRQGEVVLQD
- the psb32 gene encoding photosystem II repair protein Psb32, translating into MTVAPHHPFNLSIFCKRLLSFLFLTLVLLGLSPAPSLATGVYDLPILSPGSKTFLVDQAEAISLANENRLNSDLKKLAQSSGQEARFVVIRRLDFDATIDGFVNDLFERWYPDEASQSNQTLLVLDTLTNSTALRRGETAESLLTDEMVDSLLRETLAVPLKDGAKYNQALIEADKRLGAILAGQPDPGPPALEEISLEGTFTTAEETDDTSATVWVVVLLALATLIPMVTYFWYVGLPGR
- a CDS encoding universal stress protein, coding for MGYGKILVALDRSELAKEVLQQAIALGQKESSQLMVFYCIPVDSQDLSIYPSFYGEAAIGFSQIIKEHLEEQQTEAREWLQSIVQQVQEDGVACEWDVKVGEPGRWIRDMAKNWDADLVVLGRRGLKGLAEVFLGSVSSYVIHHVQCSVLIVQH